The Lysobacter enzymogenes genome window below encodes:
- a CDS encoding STM4014 family protein, whose product MIGPRDSRRLRGLQQALRERGLAAAEELHYEDLLAAPLSAAERIAARPGALVKIESPGEAPALHAALIERGWRALGGAGAPPRPLRHGELAHQHCWYAGFRELLDALPARAGYLNPPDDIAGMSDKLACQRRLRAQGIAIPPLLGEIDGYESLQALLREHDADQVFVKARYGSSGAGVLAYRRNRLGREVAYGSAELSEDGGETRVFNSLRPRRYDDGAGIAALVDAIAAQGAYVERWIPKPRAPDGGHGHYDIRAIALDGFLRHRVARVGSGPLTNLHLGNRRGALAQWLDDAAMHALEIATQQAAMAFPRSRMIGFDLILREGRSWVLEANAFGDLLLDLPWQGLSTYQDQALLRPVPAPHTPHAPEPAHV is encoded by the coding sequence CTGCGCGGGCTGCAACAGGCGCTGCGCGAGCGCGGCCTGGCCGCGGCCGAAGAACTGCATTACGAAGACCTGCTCGCCGCGCCGCTAAGCGCGGCCGAGCGCATCGCCGCGCGGCCGGGCGCGCTGGTCAAGATCGAATCGCCGGGCGAGGCGCCGGCGCTGCACGCGGCGCTGATCGAGCGCGGCTGGCGCGCGCTCGGCGGCGCCGGCGCGCCGCCGCGGCCGCTGCGCCACGGCGAGCTGGCGCACCAGCATTGTTGGTACGCCGGCTTCCGCGAACTGCTCGACGCCCTGCCCGCGCGCGCCGGCTACCTCAACCCGCCCGACGACATCGCCGGCATGAGCGACAAGCTCGCCTGCCAGCGCCGCCTGCGCGCGCAGGGCATCGCGATTCCGCCGCTGCTCGGCGAGATCGACGGCTACGAATCGCTGCAGGCGCTGCTGCGCGAACACGACGCCGATCAGGTCTTCGTCAAGGCGCGCTACGGTTCCTCCGGCGCCGGCGTGCTGGCGTACCGGCGCAATCGCCTCGGCCGCGAGGTCGCGTACGGCTCGGCCGAACTCAGCGAAGACGGCGGCGAAACCCGCGTGTTCAATTCGCTCAGGCCGCGCCGTTACGACGACGGCGCCGGCATCGCCGCGCTGGTCGATGCCATCGCCGCGCAAGGCGCCTACGTCGAACGCTGGATTCCCAAGCCGCGCGCGCCCGACGGCGGGCACGGGCATTACGACATCCGCGCCATCGCCCTGGACGGCTTCCTGCGCCACCGCGTCGCCCGCGTCGGCAGCGGCCCGCTGACCAACCTGCACCTGGGCAACCGCCGCGGCGCGCTGGCGCAGTGGCTCGACGACGCGGCCATGCACGCGCTGGAAATCGCCACCCAGCAGGCGGCGATGGCGTTCCCGCGCAGCCGCATGATCGGTTTCGACCTGATCCTGCGCGAGGGCCGCAGCTGGGTGCTGGAAGCCAACGCCTTCGGCGACCTGCTGCTCGACCTGCCGTGGCAGGGCCTGAGCACGTATCAGGACCAGGCCCTGCTGCGCCCGGTGCCCGCGCCGCATACGCCGCACGCGCCGGAGCCCGCGCATGTCTGA
- a CDS encoding STM4013/SEN3800 family hydrolase, giving the protein MSERAARYDNPDMRAVVGQRDLLLLTLDTLRYDAAQACFERGELPVLARHLHAQGWERRHTPGSFTYAAHAAFFAGFLPTPARPGPHPRLFALDFEGSETTAAGTAVFRDRADIVAGLGDAGYRTICIGGVGFFNKRNPLGSQLPGLFDESHWHPGLGVTAADSTEQQVALACERLRSAELRDRRCFVFVNVSALHQPNRHYLPGADADGYASHCAALRYVDAALAPLLDALRARGGAFAIVCSDHGTAYGEDGFHGHRLAHETVMTVPYAHFFLDP; this is encoded by the coding sequence ATGTCTGAGCGCGCCGCCCGCTACGACAATCCCGACATGCGCGCAGTGGTCGGCCAGCGCGACCTGCTGCTGCTCACGCTCGATACGCTGCGCTACGACGCCGCGCAAGCATGCTTCGAACGCGGCGAGCTGCCGGTGCTGGCGCGCCATCTGCATGCGCAAGGCTGGGAACGCCGCCACACCCCCGGCAGCTTCACCTACGCCGCCCACGCCGCGTTCTTCGCCGGCTTCCTGCCGACGCCGGCGCGGCCGGGGCCGCATCCGCGCCTGTTCGCGCTGGATTTCGAAGGCAGCGAAACCACCGCCGCCGGCACCGCGGTGTTCCGCGACCGCGCCGACATCGTCGCCGGCCTGGGCGACGCCGGCTACCGCACGATCTGCATCGGCGGCGTCGGCTTCTTCAACAAGCGCAATCCGCTCGGCTCGCAGCTGCCCGGCCTGTTCGACGAAAGCCACTGGCACCCGGGCCTGGGCGTGACCGCGGCCGATTCCACCGAACAGCAGGTCGCGCTGGCCTGCGAACGCCTGCGCAGCGCGGAACTGCGCGACCGGCGCTGCTTCGTGTTCGTCAACGTCTCCGCCCTGCACCAGCCCAACCGCCACTACCTGCCCGGCGCCGACGCCGACGGCTATGCCAGCCACTGCGCCGCGCTGCGCTACGTCGACGCTGCGCTGGCGCCGCTGCTGGACGCGCTGCGCGCGCGCGGCGGCGCCTTCGCCATCGTCTGCTCCGACCACGGCACCGCTTACGGCGAGGACGGCTTCCACGGCCACCGCCTCGCCCACGAAACGGTCATGACCGTGCCCTACGCGCACTTCTTCCTCGATCCATGA
- a CDS encoding STM4012 family radical SAM protein, which yields MNAVVHETAAPRLSDLLRLPPYQAYSYSYPHKTAYRPLQPPRSLRELWAGEPRDALFLYLHVPFCSYRCGFCNLFALARPEPAKVERYLQQMELQLRATAQALGEHRFVRFAIGGGTPSYLDAAQLRRLFDMVERHADIDLHAMPAGIEVSPETVDADKMRLCRERGIDRVSMGIQSFSEAEVRALVRPQQRATVEQAIAAIRAAGIATLNLDLIYGIAGQTVASFLASIDSALEHRPEELYLYPLYVRPLTGLGRIEAKAGARLPLQAEPIDERLALYQAGRDRLLAAGYQQVSMRMFRAPHAPDVAAPVYCCQSDGMVGIGCGARSYTSSLHYSSEYGVARRSVAEILEHYLERDEASFALADYGIALGEEERRRRHAIQSLLIRPGLDRADYRRRFGADCLEQLPQLRELFEHGLAVEGETLIELTDAGLARADTIGPWLASPGIVQRMRDYRLD from the coding sequence ATGAACGCCGTCGTCCACGAAACCGCCGCGCCCCGCCTGAGCGACCTGCTGCGCCTGCCGCCGTACCAGGCCTATTCGTATTCCTATCCGCACAAGACCGCCTACCGCCCGCTGCAACCGCCGCGCAGCCTGCGCGAGCTGTGGGCCGGCGAGCCGCGCGACGCGCTGTTCCTGTACCTGCACGTGCCGTTCTGCTCGTACCGCTGCGGCTTCTGCAACCTGTTCGCGCTGGCGCGGCCGGAGCCGGCCAAGGTCGAGCGCTATCTGCAACAGATGGAACTCCAGTTGCGCGCCACCGCTCAGGCGCTCGGCGAACACCGCTTCGTCCGCTTCGCCATCGGCGGCGGCACCCCGAGCTATCTCGACGCGGCGCAGCTGCGGCGTTTGTTCGACATGGTCGAACGCCACGCCGACATCGACCTGCACGCGATGCCGGCCGGCATCGAGGTCTCGCCGGAAACCGTCGACGCCGACAAGATGCGGCTGTGCCGCGAACGCGGCATCGACCGGGTCAGCATGGGCATCCAGAGCTTCAGCGAAGCCGAAGTGCGCGCGCTGGTGCGGCCGCAGCAGCGCGCCACGGTCGAGCAGGCCATCGCCGCGATCCGCGCCGCCGGCATCGCCACGCTGAACCTCGACCTGATCTACGGCATCGCCGGGCAGACCGTCGCCAGCTTCCTGGCCTCGATCGACAGCGCGCTGGAACACCGTCCTGAAGAACTCTATCTGTATCCGCTGTACGTGCGCCCGCTGACCGGGCTCGGGCGGATCGAAGCCAAGGCCGGCGCGCGCCTGCCGCTGCAGGCCGAGCCGATCGACGAACGCCTGGCCTTGTACCAGGCCGGCCGCGACCGCCTGCTCGCCGCCGGCTACCAGCAAGTGTCGATGCGCATGTTCCGCGCGCCGCACGCGCCCGACGTCGCCGCGCCGGTGTACTGCTGCCAGAGCGACGGCATGGTCGGCATCGGCTGCGGCGCGCGCTCTTACACCTCGAGCCTGCACTACTCCAGCGAATACGGCGTGGCCCGGCGCAGCGTCGCCGAGATCCTCGAGCATTACCTGGAGCGCGACGAAGCCTCGTTCGCGCTCGCCGACTACGGCATCGCCCTGGGCGAGGAAGAACGCCGGCGCCGCCACGCGATCCAGTCGCTGCTGATACGCCCGGGCCTGGACCGCGCCGACTACCGCCGCCGCTTCGGCGCCGATTGCCTGGAGCAGTTGCCGCAGCTGCGCGAACTGTTCGAGCACGGCCTCGCCGTCGAGGGCGAGACGCTGATCGAACTCACCGACGCCGGCCTCGCCCGCGCCGACACCATCGGCCCGTGGCTGGCTTCGCCGGGCATCGTCCAGCGCATGCGCGACTACAGGCTGGACTGA
- a CDS encoding STM4011 family radical SAM protein, which yields MGSTERTHLSLLYRGRLSSCNYDCGYCPFAKTYDSREALRRDAADLARFVGWAGQQRMELSVLFTPWGEGLVRRHYRDALVALSRMPHLRRAAIQTNLCVGLRWLDEADLGKLALWCTYHPTQVSRAAFLARCRELSRRGVRHSVGMVGLIEDLDEIEAMRRELPAATPMWVNAYDPRPPDYYDAAQVARIEAVDPHFRYNLDPPPSFGAPCLTGDDVVSVDGDGEVRRCHFVAAPLGNLYDGSFAAQLRARTCPNARCDCYIGYAHRPDLPFQRDYAGGVLERVPLASGPAAARRA from the coding sequence ATGGGCTCGACCGAGCGCACGCACCTGTCCCTGCTCTATCGCGGACGCCTGAGCAGTTGCAACTACGATTGCGGCTACTGCCCGTTCGCCAAGACCTACGACAGCCGCGAGGCGCTGCGCCGCGACGCCGCCGACCTCGCCCGCTTCGTCGGCTGGGCCGGGCAGCAACGCATGGAACTGTCGGTGCTGTTCACCCCCTGGGGCGAAGGCCTGGTGCGCCGCCATTACCGCGACGCCCTGGTCGCGCTGAGCCGCATGCCGCACCTGCGCCGCGCCGCGATCCAGACCAACCTCTGCGTCGGCCTGCGCTGGCTCGACGAGGCCGACCTGGGCAAGCTCGCGCTGTGGTGCACCTACCACCCGACCCAGGTCAGCCGCGCCGCCTTCCTCGCCCGTTGCCGCGAACTGAGCCGGCGCGGCGTGCGCCACAGCGTCGGCATGGTCGGGCTGATCGAAGACCTCGACGAGATCGAGGCGATGCGGCGCGAACTGCCGGCGGCGACGCCGATGTGGGTCAACGCCTACGATCCGCGCCCGCCGGACTACTACGACGCCGCGCAGGTCGCCCGGATCGAAGCCGTCGACCCGCACTTCCGCTACAACCTCGACCCGCCGCCGAGCTTCGGCGCGCCCTGCCTCACCGGCGACGACGTGGTCTCGGTCGACGGCGACGGCGAAGTGCGCCGCTGCCATTTCGTCGCCGCGCCGCTCGGCAACCTCTACGACGGCAGCTTCGCCGCGCAACTGCGCGCGCGCACCTGTCCGAACGCGCGCTGCGACTGCTACATCGGCTACGCGCACCGCCCGGACCTGCCGTTCCAGCGCGACTACGCCGGCGGCGTGCTGGAACGGGTGCCGCTGGCTTCCGGCCCCGCAGCCGCCCGGCGCGCCTAG
- a CDS encoding DUF1294 domain-containing protein, with protein sequence MRLAGRISDWNDDKGFGFVVPHDGGARAFVHVKAFQPGSPRPTDGDLISYRAVKDAKGRTNAVEARFAGQRIEPPPTRAALPSLLRRIPRTALGATALLAVVALAPLGFVPLIVPSAQLLFSFFSYLAYWRDKDLATAQQSRIPENWLHLLDLLGGWPGALIAQQQFRHKTVKASFQAAFWITAALNIAAVTIAVRMGWAQTATRLLLGD encoded by the coding sequence ATGCGGCTGGCAGGTCGAATCTCCGATTGGAACGACGACAAAGGCTTTGGCTTCGTCGTCCCGCACGACGGCGGCGCGCGCGCGTTCGTACACGTCAAGGCGTTCCAGCCCGGTTCGCCGCGCCCCACCGACGGCGACCTCATCTCCTACCGCGCGGTCAAGGACGCCAAGGGCCGCACGAACGCGGTCGAGGCGCGCTTCGCCGGGCAGCGGATCGAACCACCGCCGACGCGCGCCGCGCTGCCTTCGCTGCTGCGCCGCATCCCGCGGACGGCCTTGGGCGCAACCGCGTTGCTGGCGGTCGTGGCGCTGGCGCCGCTGGGGTTCGTACCGCTCATCGTGCCGTCGGCGCAGCTGCTTTTCAGCTTCTTTTCCTACCTCGCCTACTGGCGCGACAAAGATCTGGCGACCGCGCAGCAAAGCCGCATTCCCGAGAACTGGCTGCACCTGCTGGACCTGCTCGGCGGCTGGCCCGGCGCGCTGATCGCGCAACAACAGTTCCGCCACAAGACGGTCAAAGCTTCGTTCCAGGCCGCGTTCTGGATCACGGCGGCGCTCAACATCGCGGCGGTAACGATCGCCGTGCGCATGGGCTGGGCGCAGACGGCGACGCGCTTGCTGCTCGGCGATTAG
- a CDS encoding cellulase family glycosylhydrolase, producing MSIDSGSVFAALRTADPRRARHLRGALLALALLPLAAAAAAPDLVVTGAGAVDAPVAGAPVRLRATLLNRGDAATPAGVTHGVLFLVDGHDEYTTYSGDDAAALAPGTSRVYRASGGVAASADGRWVPAAPGRYRIAAIADDVDRIGESDEGNNVYRFDLDVAAADGRPRIAGGTLRNAAGQPLRGGDYWLQKNTQQFEWAQVESNLDWFVRYELNALRLSVMDDFRRPQDYDIEERIAQMDRFVAWTRARGLTLMIDYHNVEAGRYDRARALAFWQRVAPRYKDEAHVVYELMNEPGNGGESGSAAAEFEPKTWSDYDLESQKRLYDAVRAAAPATPIVMFSFALIRNFDDSTQRDGVAVVDAFTRRYGFDWSRANAVVSAHSYFSTTTRDYERMRALAPVIAGEGIASPICYYDGCHDPIDGYVWMQQAFERKQLSWFDWQLTSDRGTGTNLEALKRDAQAYSYWWGHGR from the coding sequence ATGTCCATCGATTCCGGATCCGTGTTTGCGGCGCTGCGAACCGCCGACCCGCGCCGGGCGCGGCATCTGCGCGGCGCGTTGCTGGCGCTGGCGCTGCTGCCGCTGGCCGCGGCCGCGGCGGCGCCCGACCTGGTCGTGACCGGCGCCGGCGCGGTCGACGCGCCGGTCGCGGGCGCGCCGGTGCGCCTGCGCGCGACCCTGCTCAATCGCGGCGACGCGGCCACGCCGGCCGGCGTCACCCACGGCGTGCTGTTCCTGGTCGACGGCCACGACGAGTACACGACCTATTCCGGCGACGATGCCGCCGCGCTCGCGCCCGGCACGAGCCGCGTCTACCGCGCCAGCGGCGGCGTCGCCGCGAGCGCCGACGGACGCTGGGTGCCGGCCGCGCCGGGCCGCTACCGGATCGCCGCGATCGCCGACGACGTCGACCGCATCGGCGAATCCGACGAAGGCAACAACGTGTACCGCTTCGATCTCGACGTGGCCGCGGCCGACGGCCGCCCGCGCATCGCCGGCGGCACCTTGCGCAACGCCGCCGGGCAACCGCTGCGCGGCGGCGATTACTGGCTGCAGAAGAACACTCAGCAATTCGAGTGGGCGCAGGTCGAATCCAACCTCGACTGGTTCGTGCGCTACGAACTCAACGCCTTGCGCCTGTCGGTGATGGACGACTTCCGCCGTCCGCAGGACTACGACATCGAGGAGCGCATCGCGCAGATGGACCGGTTCGTGGCCTGGACCCGCGCGCGCGGGCTGACCTTGATGATCGACTACCACAACGTCGAGGCCGGCCGTTACGACCGGGCCAGGGCGCTGGCGTTCTGGCAGCGGGTGGCGCCGCGCTACAAGGACGAGGCGCACGTGGTGTACGAGCTGATGAACGAGCCCGGCAACGGCGGCGAGAGCGGCAGCGCGGCGGCCGAGTTCGAACCCAAGACCTGGAGCGATTACGACCTGGAAAGCCAGAAGCGGCTGTACGACGCGGTGCGCGCGGCGGCGCCGGCGACGCCGATCGTGATGTTCAGTTTCGCCCTGATCCGCAACTTCGACGATTCAACGCAGCGCGACGGCGTCGCGGTGGTCGACGCGTTCACCCGCCGCTACGGTTTCGATTGGTCGCGCGCGAATGCGGTGGTGTCGGCGCACAGCTATTTCTCGACGACGACGCGCGACTACGAGCGCATGCGCGCGCTGGCGCCGGTGATCGCAGGCGAGGGGATCGCGTCGCCGATCTGCTACTACGACGGCTGCCACGATCCCATCGACGGCTACGTGTGGATGCAGCAGGCGTTCGAACGCAAGCAGCTGAGCTGGTTCGACTGGCAGCTGACGTCGGACCGCGGCACCGGGACCAACCTGGAGGCGCTCAAGCGCGATGCGCAGGCTTATTCGTATTGGTGGGGGCACGGCCGCTGA
- a CDS encoding DUF1249 domain-containing protein, with amino-acid sequence MTHTASRFARIPKLSRFGWLMGLYAENHERLTRMFEPAGLERGVYLSQVGDGLDLRLHVLEQHRYTTELRLTYALVDPLTGEPDPSAYLRLYHDAHQVEATHCYVGRRWQDVIGLYPPPAQVLGHRMRMNTFLGKWLEYLAERGHGMTRLRPVELAPAPSDPDGEGHAGAAKNSAMNA; translated from the coding sequence ATGACGCATACCGCCTCCCGCTTCGCGCGCATCCCCAAGCTCAGCCGTTTCGGCTGGCTGATGGGCTTGTACGCGGAGAATCACGAACGCCTCACCCGCATGTTCGAGCCGGCCGGGCTCGAACGCGGCGTGTATCTGTCGCAGGTCGGCGACGGCCTGGATCTGCGCCTGCACGTGCTCGAGCAGCATCGCTACACCACCGAGCTGCGGCTGACCTATGCGCTGGTCGATCCGCTGACCGGCGAACCCGATCCGTCCGCGTACCTGCGCCTGTATCACGACGCGCATCAGGTCGAGGCGACCCACTGCTATGTGGGGCGGCGCTGGCAGGACGTGATCGGTCTGTATCCGCCGCCGGCGCAAGTGCTCGGCCATCGCATGCGCATGAATACTTTTTTAGGAAAGTGGCTCGAGTATCTAGCCGAACGCGGGCATGGCATGACAAGATTGCGCCCCGTCGAACTCGCCCCGGCGCCGTCCGATCCTGATGGAGAAGGGCACGCTGGAGCGGCAAAAAATTCAGCGATGAATGCTTGA
- the ppsR gene encoding posphoenolpyruvate synthetase regulatory kinase/phosphorylase PpsR, whose amino-acid sequence MAGTRPVFYVSDGTGITAETIGHSLLTQFTDTQFVTDRIPFVDTVERAQEVAGKIREAAVSYGVRPVVINSCMDGEVGAALAESGALMLDVFAPFIEPLERELHETRQRRVNQAHGIVDFDSYHRRINAMNYALTHDDGQSVDYNEADLILVAVSRAGKTPTCVYLALHYGVRAANYPLTEEDLEHDRLPPRLRPFRQKLFGLTIDPVRLQQIRQERRPNSRYAKFETCKSEVFAAEAMFRAERIPTLSTTHTSIEEIASKVMNTLGIHREMF is encoded by the coding sequence ATGGCAGGAACCCGCCCGGTCTTCTACGTTTCCGACGGCACCGGCATCACCGCCGAGACCATCGGCCACAGCCTGTTGACCCAGTTCACCGACACCCAGTTCGTCACCGACCGCATCCCGTTCGTGGATACGGTGGAGCGGGCGCAGGAGGTCGCCGGCAAGATCCGCGAGGCCGCGGTGAGCTACGGCGTGCGCCCGGTGGTCATCAATTCGTGCATGGACGGCGAGGTCGGCGCGGCGCTGGCCGAAAGCGGGGCGCTGATGCTCGACGTTTTCGCGCCGTTCATCGAGCCGCTGGAGCGCGAGCTGCACGAGACCCGCCAGCGCCGCGTCAACCAGGCCCACGGCATCGTCGATTTCGACAGCTATCACCGCCGCATCAACGCCATGAACTACGCCTTGACCCACGACGACGGCCAGAGCGTGGACTACAACGAGGCCGACCTGATCCTGGTCGCAGTCTCGCGCGCCGGCAAAACCCCGACCTGCGTGTACCTGGCCCTGCATTACGGCGTGCGCGCGGCGAACTATCCGCTGACCGAGGAAGACCTCGAACACGACCGTCTGCCGCCGCGGCTGCGGCCGTTCCGGCAGAAGCTGTTCGGGCTGACCATCGATCCGGTGCGCCTGCAGCAGATCCGCCAGGAGCGCCGGCCGAATTCGCGCTACGCCAAGTTCGAGACCTGCAAGAGCGAGGTCTTCGCGGCCGAAGCGATGTTCCGCGCCGAGCGCATTCCGACCCTGAGCACCACGCACACCTCGATCGAGGAGATCGCCAGCAAGGTCATGAACACCTTGGGGATCCACCGCGAGATGTTCTGA
- the ppsA gene encoding phosphoenolpyruvate synthase, translated as MNENILWLHALRLNDLARVGGKNSSLGEMIGNLANLGVSVPGGYATTAEAFKAFIAHNDLHQRIFDRLATLDVEDVPALTQAGGEIRGWVIDAPLQPDLDQDIRAAYRELAAQNGGGDIAVAVRSSATAEDLPDASFAGQQETFLNVTGEDDVVRKVKEVFASLYNDRAIAYRVHHGFKHEDVFLSAGVQLMVRSDVGASGVLFTLDTESGFRDVVFITSSYGLGEMVVQGAVNPDEFYVYKPTLAQGKPAILRRSVGAKQLRMVYSDAPDERVRTEDTPAPLRSKFSIDDADVHELAKQALVIEKHYGRPMDVEWAKDGVSGKLFIVQARPETVKSRAKATQIERYQLGQRGPVVAEGRAIGQKIGSGVARVVRSLDDMGRVQPGDVLVADMTDPDWEPVMKRAAAIVTNRGGRTCHAAIIARELGVPAVVGTGNGLDAIKEGQLVTISCAEGDTGYIYDGALPFERHVADLDKMPPAPLKVMMNVANPERAFDFAMLPNAGVGLARLEMIIASHIGIHPKALLEYASQDAATKKKIDEKIAGYGDDPVQFYVDRLAEGIATITASFAPHPVIVRLSDFKSNEYANLIGGSRYEPHEENPMIGFRGASRYVDPSFTDAFALECQAVLKVREQMGLTNCWVMIPFVRTLDEGRRVVEVLEKNGLKQGENGLKIIMMCEVPSNALLADEFLEIFDGFSIGSNDLTQLSLGLDRDSAIVAQLFDERDPAVKKLLAMAISAARAKGKYVGICGQGPSDHPDLAEWLMQQGIESVSLNPDTVVDTWLRLAKAKGQG; from the coding sequence TTGAACGAGAACATCCTCTGGCTGCACGCGCTGCGCCTCAACGATCTGGCCCGCGTCGGCGGCAAGAACTCCTCGCTTGGCGAGATGATCGGCAACCTGGCCAACCTGGGCGTATCGGTTCCCGGCGGCTACGCCACCACCGCCGAGGCCTTCAAGGCCTTCATCGCGCACAACGACCTGCACCAGCGCATCTTCGACCGCCTCGCCACGCTCGACGTGGAAGACGTGCCGGCGCTGACCCAGGCCGGCGGCGAAATCCGCGGCTGGGTCATCGACGCACCGCTGCAGCCCGACCTGGACCAGGACATCCGCGCCGCCTACCGCGAACTGGCCGCGCAGAACGGCGGCGGCGACATCGCCGTCGCGGTGCGCTCCTCGGCCACCGCCGAAGACCTGCCAGACGCCTCGTTCGCCGGCCAGCAGGAAACCTTCCTCAACGTGACCGGCGAAGACGACGTCGTGCGCAAGGTCAAGGAAGTCTTCGCCAGCCTCTACAACGACCGCGCCATCGCCTACCGCGTGCACCACGGCTTCAAGCACGAGGACGTGTTCCTGTCCGCCGGCGTGCAGCTGATGGTCCGCTCCGACGTCGGCGCGTCCGGCGTGCTGTTCACCCTCGACACCGAGTCGGGCTTCCGCGACGTGGTGTTCATCACCTCCAGCTACGGCCTCGGCGAAATGGTCGTGCAGGGCGCGGTCAATCCCGACGAGTTCTACGTCTACAAGCCGACCTTGGCCCAGGGCAAGCCGGCGATCCTGCGCCGCAGCGTCGGCGCCAAGCAGCTGCGCATGGTCTATTCGGACGCGCCCGACGAGCGCGTACGCACCGAGGACACGCCGGCGCCGCTGCGCAGCAAGTTCTCGATCGACGATGCCGACGTGCACGAGCTGGCCAAGCAGGCGCTGGTGATCGAAAAGCATTACGGCCGTCCGATGGACGTGGAATGGGCGAAGGACGGCGTCAGCGGCAAGCTGTTCATCGTCCAGGCGCGTCCGGAAACGGTGAAGTCGCGGGCCAAGGCGACCCAGATCGAGCGCTACCAGCTCGGCCAGCGCGGCCCGGTGGTCGCCGAAGGCCGCGCGATCGGCCAGAAGATCGGTTCGGGCGTGGCGCGCGTGGTGCGCAGCCTCGACGACATGGGCCGGGTCCAGCCCGGCGACGTGCTCGTCGCCGACATGACCGATCCCGATTGGGAGCCGGTGATGAAGCGCGCCGCGGCGATCGTCACCAACCGCGGCGGCCGCACCTGCCACGCGGCGATCATCGCGCGCGAACTCGGCGTGCCCGCGGTCGTCGGCACCGGCAACGGCCTGGACGCGATCAAGGAAGGCCAGCTCGTCACCATCAGCTGCGCCGAAGGCGACACCGGCTACATCTACGACGGCGCGCTGCCGTTCGAGCGCCACGTCGCCGATCTCGACAAGATGCCGCCGGCGCCGCTGAAGGTGATGATGAACGTCGCCAACCCCGAGCGCGCGTTCGACTTCGCCATGCTGCCCAACGCCGGCGTCGGCCTGGCGCGGCTGGAGATGATCATCGCCAGCCACATCGGCATCCATCCCAAGGCGCTGCTGGAATACGCCTCGCAGGACGCCGCGACCAAGAAGAAGATCGACGAGAAGATCGCCGGCTACGGCGACGACCCGGTCCAGTTCTACGTCGACCGACTGGCCGAAGGCATCGCCACCATCACCGCGTCGTTCGCGCCGCATCCGGTGATCGTGCGCCTGTCGGACTTCAAGTCCAACGAATACGCCAACCTGATCGGCGGCTCGCGCTACGAGCCGCACGAAGAGAATCCGATGATCGGCTTCCGCGGCGCCAGCCGCTACGTCGACCCGTCCTTCACCGATGCTTTCGCTTTGGAGTGCCAGGCTGTCCTCAAGGTGCGCGAGCAGATGGGCCTGACCAATTGCTGGGTCATGATCCCGTTCGTGCGCACGCTCGACGAGGGCCGCCGCGTGGTCGAAGTGCTGGAAAAGAACGGGCTCAAGCAAGGCGAGAACGGTCTCAAGATCATCATGATGTGCGAGGTTCCCTCGAACGCGTTGCTCGCCGACGAGTTCCTGGAGATCTTCGACGGCTTCTCGATCGGCTCCAACGACCTGACCCAGCTCAGCCTCGGCCTCGACCGCGACTCGGCGATCGTCGCCCAGCTGTTCGACGAACGCGATCCGGCGGTCAAGAAGCTGCTGGCGATGGCGATCTCGGCCGCGCGCGCCAAGGGCAAGTACGTCGGCATCTGCGGCCAGGGCCCGAGCGATCATCCGGACCTGGCCGAGTGGCTGATGCAACAGGGCATCGAGTCGGTGTCGCTGAATCCCGACACCGTGGTCGACACCTGGCTGCGTCTGGCCAAGGCCAAGGGCCAGGGCTGA